A stretch of DNA from Rhodococcus sp. NBC_00297:
CACACCACCGGCCACTGGCAGGGTGTCGGCGAACTCCGGCGGCTCGACACCGGAGAACCCGTACCGGTCTCCATCTCGACGTTCCTGGTTCCCGCGGGTGAGCGCGACGAGCCGGTGATCGCGTCGATCATGCGTGATCGACGGCTGCGAACCAGTCACGAGAGCGCCCTCACCGACGTCCTGGAATCGGCCGCCCACCGGGCTCGCGAGCAGAGTGCTGTCGGCCTGTTGGGGCGGCTCGCGGTCGACGGTGATCTGACGACCATTCTGGACGCGACGACCAGCGCCGCCTCGTCGTTGATGGGTACGGAGTGCGCGTCGATCGCACGCCTCGACGACACCCGCACCGCGTTGCGCGTCGTCGCCTACAGCGGGGTGAGCGAGCGGCCCGAGGTGTTCGGAACCGGTACCCGCTCGGCTCCGGGCCTCGCCCTCTCCTCCGGCACGGTGGTCATCTGTTCCGACGCGCGGACCGAGTCGCGATTCGACACCACGACGATGCGCTCGCGCGGACTGCTCAGCACCGTCTGCGTCCCGTTCGACTCCACGCCTCGGCCCGGGGTGCTGGCCGTGCACAGCGCGGCTCCGCGGGAGTACACGGATCGGGACGTGACGTTCCTGCGGACGGCCACGGACATCCTGGTCGCGGCGATCCGGCGTATCGAGCTCGAGAACGAACTGCGGTACCGATCACTCCACGATCCGCTCACCGGTCTGGCCAATCGAGCGCTCGCGTACCGACGTATCGACGAGGCCGTGGCTCGCGCCGCGGACAGCGAGACCACCGTCGCGGTCCTGCTGGCCGACCTGGACGACTTCAAGACCGTCAACGACAGCCTCGGACACGTGAGTGGAGACGCGGCGCTGATCACCTTGGCGCGCAAGCTCGAGCGCACGGTGGCGGTCGGCGACACGGTGGCGAGGCTGGGCGGCGACGAATTTCTCGTCGTGTGCGACCACGTGGTGGACGAGGCCGACGCGCGGAGCCGGGCGGTGCGCATCTCGACAGCGCTGGCCACCGTCGATCCGCAGAGCGATCAGCCCATCCCGTTCAGTGCGAGCATCGGAATCGCCGTGGCCGGTGACGATGTGCCCTCCGCGCAGGAGATGGTGCGCCGCGCGGATCTGGCCATGTACCGCGCCAAGGGCACGGCTCCCGGGACCACGGACGTGTACGACGTGCGCGATCGCTACGAGGCCGATCGCGTGTTCCGACTCGCCGCAGACCTCCGACGATCTCTCGTGGACGGCGAACTGCGGCTCGTCTACCAGCCGATCGTCGACCTCGTGACGGGCGCCGTCGTCGCCGCCGAGGCCTTGGCTCGCTGGGATCATCCGACACTCGGCAGCGTCTCGCCTCGTGAGTTCGTCGCGGTGGCGGAGCGCACCGGCGTGGTCGGACACCTCGGCCTGTGGGCACTGCAGACCGCGTGCACGGATGCGGTGCGCTGGCCCGAGGACGTCTCGGTACGCGTGAACGTGAGCGCCCACCAGCTCAACGATCCGGACTTCGTGCAGTCGGTCCGACGCACTCTCGACGCGACCGGCCTGCCGGCGACGCGTCTCGGGTTGGAGATCACCGAGACCGTGTGGGTGAAGGAGAACGCCCGCGTGGCCACCACTCTCGAGGCGCTGCACGCGATGGGGGTGTCGTTCGCACTCGACGATCTGGGAACCGGCCACAGCAGCATCGCGTATCTGGACCGTTATCCGATCTTCGACTGTCTCAAGATCGACGGGTCGTACGTCAACGCGCTACCCGGTGCGAGACCACACGCCATCGTGGCCGCGATCGTGTTGTTGGGCACTGCATTCGGAGTGGACGTGGTGGGTGAAGGCATCGAGACCGCCGAGCAGGCCGAGGCGTATCGCGCATGCGGCGGTCGCCTCGCACAGGGCTTCCATCTGGCGCGCCCGATGCCCGCTGCGGCGATCGAACAACTCCTACGAGAGGGTGTCCGATCGCCGCGGTGACGCGCTACTTGACGGCGCGTCGGACCCGGACCGCGCCCGAGATGGTCCAGGCGATGACGGCACCGACGACGGCGGCACCGAGGAGTGCGACACCCTGTGCCAGATCGAAGTTCCACCCGATGAAGTTGATGGTCGTGTGCACGGTGTTCTGCAGGATGAAGATCACCAGTGCGATCGTGAGGAGCAGCGCGATCAGGAGAGACAGCTTCGAGACGAAGCCTCCGGCACGGCGACGTCCGGTGTGTGCGTGGGTGGTGGTGTCGGTCATGGTGGTGCCTTTCGCGATGTCGCCGGTCCTGGCCGGCGATCGAGTGAGCGGATGCTCGAAGGAGTGATGGTCCGCGGACCCGCGGAAGAAACATGTCCGTTCGGTCGGTTCGAGCGAGGTGTGCGTCGAACCCGACAGTGTCCGGACACACCACGGGCGGCGATGGACCCGCTGAGGGTCCGGCGCCGCCCGGGTGTGGAGTGGTGCAGTCTTACTTGAAGGTGTCCTTGACGTTCTCGCCGACCTTCTTCACGCCGGCCGAACCCTGGTCCTTCTTGCCCTCGGCCTCGAGGTCCTTGTTGTTGGTGGCGTCACCGACAACTTCCTTGGCCTTGCCGATGGCGTCTTCTGCTGCGTTCTTTGCCTTGTCGACGATTCCCATGATGAAACCTTTCGTTCGGAGCGACGGCGGGTGACCATCGCGTTCTGAAAGGTGAGTCGAGGCCCGGCGCGGAAAGCGCACGTCCATGCAGAGTGATCCCGGTCACAGCTACCCGCCGAGTGCGAACGCCACGAGAAAGCCGAGCGCGGTGGACATGCCCACCCACCAGCCGCCGTCCTTGTAGGCCTCGGGCATCAGGGAGTCCGCGAGCACGGCGAGAGTGGCACCGCCCGCGAACGCCTGGACCGTCGAGATGCCGACCTCCGGGACGGCGTCGGACAACTGGTGGCCCAGTACGGTGACCACCACGAGCACGACCGCCGTGGCCGTCCACAGGGTCATCGCCCGAGCCGCGGAGAAGTCGTGTCGGTCCCGCATCAACGATGCACCACCGACAGCCTCCGGAACGTTGCCCACCGCGACCGCCACCAGCAGCACCAGCCCGCCACCGGACGTCAGGGAGACACCCAGCGCGGTGTTCTCCGGGACTCCGTCGAGGATCGTGCCGAGCATCAGTGCCCACCCGATCGCTGCGGGCCCGAGCTTGTTCTCGATCAGATGGCTGGCCACGACGTACACACCCGCGCCCAGGAACAGCGCCGCGCCCGCGACGAGGATGCCGGCCTGACGGAACGCCGGCTCGAACAGTTCCGACGACACGGCGGCGATCATCGTCCCGGCACCGAAGGCCATGAGACCGGCCAACACCCGCTTCGGCAGTGTCCACCGCAGCCCGATCGCCGCACCGATCACCAGGGGAAGCGCCGTGCCGATGCCGTACAGGGCGGCGGTCAGCATCTCGATCGTCTCGTCACCGGCGGGGAGTACCCCGGTCCGCGTCGTCGAGTCATCCGATGACCTGCTCTCACAGACCCAGCGCGGTGACCACTGCCAGCAGGACGACGACGACGGGCAGGACGACGAGCCGGCCTGCGGCACCGGGGAGCACGTCCCGGTCCATGCCGTCGACGAGTCGGGAATGGGTCCTCGTCGAGAACACGACCGACACCATCGGAAGCGCAGCGCACAGCACCGCGATCGCGACGAGCGGCGGATGATCTCGCACCGCACGAGCGACGATCAGAGCCGTGACCGCCATGGTCAGTGCGGTCCGCACCCGAGCGAGCGTCGTGCGCTCGGCCTGCAGGCCCGGTGCCTCCGTCACAGGTACAGCCCCACCGCGAACGCCACCACGGCGATCACCAGACCCCCCGCGAGCAGCGCCGCCGCAGCGGGTAGAGGCAGTGACGCCCGCCGGCGCATGGCCGTCTCGATACGGATCCAGCGCACGAACGACCCGACGGCCAGCACCGCCGCGAGAGTGAGCAGCCCCAGCACGAGGGTGGTTCTCAGCCACGGAGGCAGCAGATCCCCACCGAACGCCTCGAGTGCCGCGGCCGTGGCCACGAGGCCGAGTGACGTCCTGATCCACGCCAGGAACGTCCGCTCGTTCGCGAGCGTGAATCTCGGATCGGGGTCACTGCCGTCGCGCAGTCCGGTCGGCCACAGTCGCACGGCACCCACTCTCGTCGGCGACGGCCCGCAGGGCCACAGCGGGTGTCAGCGGTTGGGGTGCCAGCGCTCGTAGGCGCGGCGTTCCGCCTCGTCCCGCGCGACCTTCTTCGGGTTCTGCAGGTCCGGCGACAACCCGTGCGCTTTGAGACGACGTCGACGGTTGGGTTCCATGTACGCGGCGGCGTAGAACAGCGCGAGCAGTACCGCCAGCAGGATCATCGCGCCGCGCAGCCACAACTCACCGGGGAACAGCAGGAACGCCGCGAAGATGGGGAGAAACGGCACCATGCTGCGCAGCAGATGACGCGGAACCGCACGATCACCGATCAGGTCCTCACGCACCCAGGCCTGCATGGACAGGGGCAACGTGCGGCCGAACGAATAACCGATCCACTGCAGCGGCCCCGGGCGAGTCCTGCTCATCGTGTGCTCCTCCGCTCGGTCGACAGTGCACCGGCCGCGATGGCCGCGGTGTTGATCCGGGTGAGCACCGCGTGGAGTTGTTCGAGCTCGCTCACGTCGACACCCAGAGATTCGATGACGGTGCCCGGTATGGACTCCGCCGAACCTCGCAACTGTCGCCCCTCGTCGGTCAGGTCGATCACCAGCCTGCGCTCGTCGGTGTCGCTCCGGCGCCGGGTCAGCAGACCGTCGGCGTCGAGCCGCTTGAGCAGCGGCGTCAGCGAGGCGGGTTCGAGTTGCAGAGCCGACGCGATCTCCCCCGCCGACATCGGTGCCCGCTCCCAGAGGGCGAGCATGACGAGGTACTGCGAGTGCGTCAGTCCGAGCGGTTCGAGAATCGGCCGGTAGACCGAGAGCACCGCGCGGTTGGTGACGGCCAGGGCGAAACACACCTGACGGTCGAGCGCGAGGGGGTCGGCGGTGGTCACGGGTCCATCGTACGCTGATAGTGAGAGTACGTACTGTTCGATGGCTCACGGTTGGCTGGGCGGGGTGCTGTCGGTCGGGGGGGTCGGCGCTGTGGGCGATGCGGTAGGCGATTGCACACCCCTTACTGCAGGTGAACATCCACTGCGGCCGGCTGAACGGGGTGCACGACGCTGGGGCCTGTGCGGGTCGGGTGCGGCGCTGATCGCGGACGCGCAGCCCCGAGAGGGGGGCCACGATTCGGGCTGGTGGTGCCGGGCACCGGGCGATGCGCACCCCTTCCTGCAGGCGAACACCCACTGCGGCCGGTTGGACGGGGTGCATGGCGCTGGAACCCGTGCGGGTCGAAGGACGGCGGTGATCGTGGACGGTCACCCCCCGCAGAGCGGTGGCAGAAGTCCACGATTCGGGCGGATGGGTTGGGCACCGGGGGATGCGCACCCCTTGCTGCAGGTGAACACCCATTTCAGCCAGTTGAACGGGGTGCACGACGCTGAAACCTGTGCGCGTGGTGCCGGCAACGCGTGCCGACACCACGCGAGATGATCAGGGTGTGGGGGCCTCGCACTCGGCCGGTGCGGGAGCACCCTCGGGCGCCGGAGCGCCCGGCGCTGCGCCCGGACCCTTACCTGCAGGCCCGTGACCGGCCGGACCACCATGGCCGGGGCCCGCCGGGCCACTGTCAGGACCGCAACCGGGCGCAGGCGGAGCCGGCGCGCCCTCGGGGGCAGCCGGTGCACCCTCGGGGGCAGCCGGTGCACCCTCGGGCGGAGTCGGAGCATCCTCACCCGCAGCAGGCGGAGTGGGAGCACCCTCGGGCGGAGTCGGAGCATCCTCACCCGCAGCAGGCGGAGTGGGAGCACCCTCGGGGGCAGCCGGTGCACCCTCGGGCGGAGTCGTGGCACCCTCGGGCGGAGTCGGTGCACCCTCCGGCGGGGCCGGAGGCGTCGCGCACGTCGCACCGGCGTCGGGTGCCGCAGCGTCGGGTGCGGGCGCCGAGGCGTCGGGCACCACGCTCTCGGAGACCGGGGGCGCCTCGCCCGGGCCGTCGGCGGACGCGGTTCCCACCGCTCCGAGGAGCAGCCCACCGGCGAGCACTGCTCCGGCGATCAGTCGGCCTGTCCTGACACGCATGACTCTTGTCGACATTGTCGTCCTCATCTCTCGTCGGCACCGGGCGGCGCCGTTCGTGAGGTCGACACTCGATCGTGGACCTGAAGCCTGCCTGAAGTCGCGGCGATCAGGGCCTCGTCTTCAGCAAGTCTTCAGCTCGGGACCCGCATAGTGGTGTCGTGACCGAACGGCGACCCGCAGCGACCCCGAGAATCCTCGTGATCGAGGACA
This window harbors:
- a CDS encoding CsbD family protein; amino-acid sequence: MGIVDKAKNAAEDAIGKAKEVVGDATNNKDLEAEGKKDQGSAGVKKVGENVKDTFK
- a CDS encoding putative bifunctional diguanylate cyclase/phosphodiesterase — translated: MALDGLDPALLTGVFENAPELVSLSARDGRILHLNPAGLALVGAPSLDAVLRLTTANFFSDVGLLAAPDVERSLHTTGHWQGVGELRRLDTGEPVPVSISTFLVPAGERDEPVIASIMRDRRLRTSHESALTDVLESAAHRAREQSAVGLLGRLAVDGDLTTILDATTSAASSLMGTECASIARLDDTRTALRVVAYSGVSERPEVFGTGTRSAPGLALSSGTVVICSDARTESRFDTTTMRSRGLLSTVCVPFDSTPRPGVLAVHSAAPREYTDRDVTFLRTATDILVAAIRRIELENELRYRSLHDPLTGLANRALAYRRIDEAVARAADSETTVAVLLADLDDFKTVNDSLGHVSGDAALITLARKLERTVAVGDTVARLGGDEFLVVCDHVVDEADARSRAVRISTALATVDPQSDQPIPFSASIGIAVAGDDVPSAQEMVRRADLAMYRAKGTAPGTTDVYDVRDRYEADRVFRLAADLRRSLVDGELRLVYQPIVDLVTGAVVAAEALARWDHPTLGSVSPREFVAVAERTGVVGHLGLWALQTACTDAVRWPEDVSVRVNVSAHQLNDPDFVQSVRRTLDATGLPATRLGLEITETVWVKENARVATTLEALHAMGVSFALDDLGTGHSSIAYLDRYPIFDCLKIDGSYVNALPGARPHAIVAAIVLLGTAFGVDVVGEGIETAEQAEAYRACGGRLAQGFHLARPMPAAAIEQLLREGVRSPR
- a CDS encoding DUF202 domain-containing protein — protein: MTEAPGLQAERTTLARVRTALTMAVTALIVARAVRDHPPLVAIAVLCAALPMVSVVFSTRTHSRLVDGMDRDVLPGAAGRLVVLPVVVVLLAVVTALGL
- a CDS encoding YidH family protein, producing MRLWPTGLRDGSDPDPRFTLANERTFLAWIRTSLGLVATAAALEAFGGDLLPPWLRTTLVLGLLTLAAVLAVGSFVRWIRIETAMRRRASLPLPAAAALLAGGLVIAVVAFAVGLYL
- a CDS encoding MarR family winged helix-turn-helix transcriptional regulator; the encoded protein is MTTADPLALDRQVCFALAVTNRAVLSVYRPILEPLGLTHSQYLVMLALWERAPMSAGEIASALQLEPASLTPLLKRLDADGLLTRRRSDTDERRLVIDLTDEGRQLRGSAESIPGTVIESLGVDVSELEQLHAVLTRINTAAIAAGALSTERRSTR
- a CDS encoding DUF5313 family protein produces the protein MSRTRPGPLQWIGYSFGRTLPLSMQAWVREDLIGDRAVPRHLLRSMVPFLPIFAAFLLFPGELWLRGAMILLAVLLALFYAAAYMEPNRRRRLKAHGLSPDLQNPKKVARDEAERRAYERWHPNR
- a CDS encoding lipopolysaccharide assembly protein LapA domain-containing protein, with amino-acid sequence MTDTTTHAHTGRRRAGGFVSKLSLLIALLLTIALVIFILQNTVHTTINFIGWNFDLAQGVALLGAAVVGAVIAWTISGAVRVRRAVK
- a CDS encoding ZIP family metal transporter encodes the protein MLTAALYGIGTALPLVIGAAIGLRWTLPKRVLAGLMAFGAGTMIAAVSSELFEPAFRQAGILVAGAALFLGAGVYVVASHLIENKLGPAAIGWALMLGTILDGVPENTALGVSLTSGGGLVLLVAVAVGNVPEAVGGASLMRDRHDFSAARAMTLWTATAVVLVVVTVLGHQLSDAVPEVGISTVQAFAGGATLAVLADSLMPEAYKDGGWWVGMSTALGFLVAFALGG